The following are encoded in a window of Campylobacter sp. MIT 12-8780 genomic DNA:
- the napA gene encoding periplasmic nitrate reductase subunit alpha — MNRRDFIKNSAIASAAGVAGLSLPSSALANAQEQWQWDKSVCRFCGTGCGIMVAKKDGKIVAVKGDPAAPVNRGLNCIKGYFNAKIMYGEDRLVQPLLRVNEKGEFDKKGKFKQVSWQRAFDEMEKQFRKAYNELGASGIAVFGSGQYTVQEGYAAVKLIKGGFRSNNIDPNARHCMASAVVAFMQTYGVDEPAGCYDDIELTDTIITWGANMAEMHPILWSRVSDRKLSNLDKVKVINLSTFSNRTSHIADSEIIFKPNTDLAIWNYIAREIVYNHPEALDMDFIKNHCIFTTGYADIGYGMRNNPNHPKFKEAEKDIVAKQNSIVLDEEEAVALAYLGVKAGDTFEHKHAGAAMAHWEISFEDFKKALEPYTLDYVAKVSKGDDNESLEDFKKKLQELANLYIEKNRKVVSFWTMGFNQHTRGTWVNEQAYMVHHLLGKQAKPGSGAFSLTGQPSACGTAREVGTFSHRLPADMVVANPKHREITEKIWKLPAKTLNPKPGAPYLKIMRDLEDGKIKFAWVQVNNPWQNTANANHWIEAARTMDNFIVVSDSYPGISAKVADLILPSAMIYEKWGAYGNAERRTQHWKQQVLPIGEAMSDTWQMMEFAKRFKLKEVWGETKVDDKTTLPSVLEEAKAMGYSEESTLFDVLYANEDAKKFSADDAVMQGVDNSEVKGDARKVIGSDGKEFTGYGFFVQKYLWEEYRKFGLGHGHDLADFNTYHQVRGLRWPVVNGKETQWRFNTKFDYYAKKAAPNSDFAFYGAADKALQRGNLIAPTSGDEKFSLANKTKIFFRPFMKAPERPSAEYPFWLSTGRVLEHWHSGTMTMRVPELYRAVPEALCYMNEQDCAKLSLAQGDLVWVESRRGKVKARVDMRGRNKPPVGLVYVPWFDENVYINKVTLDATCPLSNQTDFKKCAVKITKA; from the coding sequence ATGAATAGAAGGGATTTTATCAAAAACTCTGCTATTGCTAGTGCTGCTGGCGTTGCGGGTTTGAGTCTGCCAAGTTCAGCTTTAGCTAATGCTCAAGAACAATGGCAATGGGATAAATCAGTATGCCGTTTTTGTGGAACAGGCTGTGGTATCATGGTCGCAAAAAAAGATGGCAAAATCGTTGCAGTTAAAGGCGATCCAGCTGCTCCGGTAAATCGTGGGCTAAACTGCATTAAGGGGTATTTTAATGCTAAAATTATGTATGGGGAGGATCGTTTGGTGCAACCTTTGCTTCGTGTCAATGAAAAGGGCGAATTTGATAAAAAAGGCAAATTCAAGCAAGTTTCTTGGCAAAGAGCTTTTGATGAAATGGAAAAGCAGTTTAGAAAGGCTTACAATGAACTTGGTGCAAGTGGTATAGCTGTTTTTGGTAGCGGACAATACACCGTTCAAGAAGGTTATGCGGCTGTAAAGCTCATCAAAGGAGGCTTTAGATCAAACAATATCGATCCAAACGCAAGACACTGCATGGCTTCAGCTGTTGTAGCTTTTATGCAAACTTATGGAGTTGATGAGCCAGCAGGCTGTTATGATGATATAGAACTTACCGATACTATCATCACTTGGGGAGCAAATATGGCTGAAATGCACCCGATTTTATGGAGCCGTGTTTCAGATAGAAAACTTTCAAACTTAGATAAAGTCAAGGTTATCAACCTCTCGACTTTTTCAAACCGCACTAGTCATATCGCAGATAGTGAGATCATCTTTAAGCCAAATACTGATTTAGCGATATGGAACTACATCGCTAGAGAGATAGTCTATAATCACCCAGAAGCTTTGGATATGGATTTTATCAAAAATCACTGCATTTTCACTACAGGTTATGCTGACATTGGTTATGGTATGAGAAACAATCCAAACCACCCAAAATTCAAAGAAGCAGAAAAAGATATAGTCGCCAAACAAAACTCTATAGTTCTTGATGAAGAAGAAGCCGTAGCTTTAGCTTATCTTGGCGTTAAAGCAGGTGATACTTTTGAACACAAGCACGCAGGTGCAGCTATGGCTCACTGGGAAATCAGCTTTGAAGACTTTAAAAAAGCCCTTGAACCTTATACTTTAGACTATGTGGCTAAGGTTTCAAAAGGTGATGATAATGAAAGCTTAGAAGATTTTAAGAAAAAACTTCAAGAACTTGCCAATCTTTACATAGAAAAAAACCGCAAAGTTGTGAGCTTTTGGACTATGGGCTTTAACCAACACACAAGAGGTACTTGGGTAAATGAGCAAGCGTATATGGTACATCATTTACTTGGTAAGCAAGCAAAACCAGGAAGTGGAGCATTTTCTCTAACCGGACAACCATCAGCCTGTGGCACTGCTAGAGAAGTAGGCACTTTCTCACACCGCTTACCAGCTGATATGGTTGTAGCAAATCCTAAACACAGAGAAATCACAGAAAAAATTTGGAAACTCCCAGCAAAAACCTTAAATCCAAAGCCGGGCGCTCCTTATCTTAAGATAATGCGTGATTTAGAAGATGGCAAGATCAAATTTGCTTGGGTACAAGTGAATAATCCTTGGCAAAATACAGCCAACGCAAACCACTGGATAGAAGCAGCACGAACTATGGATAATTTCATCGTAGTCAGTGATAGTTATCCGGGTATTTCAGCAAAGGTAGCTGATCTTATCTTACCAAGCGCGATGATTTATGAAAAATGGGGCGCGTATGGCAATGCTGAAAGAAGAACCCAACACTGGAAACAACAAGTCTTACCTATAGGTGAAGCTATGAGTGATACTTGGCAGATGATGGAATTTGCAAAACGTTTTAAACTTAAAGAAGTATGGGGAGAAACAAAGGTTGATGATAAAACGACTTTACCAAGCGTTTTAGAAGAAGCTAAGGCTATGGGTTATAGTGAAGAAAGCACGCTTTTTGATGTACTTTATGCAAATGAAGATGCGAAAAAATTTAGCGCTGATGATGCTGTAATGCAAGGTGTGGATAATAGCGAAGTAAAAGGTGACGCAAGAAAGGTTATAGGCAGTGATGGTAAAGAATTTACAGGCTATGGCTTTTTCGTGCAAAAATACCTCTGGGAAGAATACCGCAAATTCGGACTTGGACACGGACACGATCTAGCAGATTTTAACACCTATCATCAAGTAAGAGGCTTAAGATGGCCTGTAGTCAATGGCAAAGAAACCCAGTGGCGTTTTAACACCAAATTTGATTATTATGCTAAAAAAGCAGCTCCAAATTCAGACTTTGCTTTTTATGGAGCTGCTGATAAAGCCTTGCAAAGAGGAAATTTAATCGCTCCAACTTCTGGCGATGAGAAATTCTCACTTGCAAACAAAACAAAGATTTTCTTCCGTCCATTTATGAAAGCTCCTGAGCGTCCAAGTGCTGAGTATCCTTTCTGGCTTTCTACAGGTAGGGTTTTAGAGCATTGGCATAGTGGAACGATGACTATGCGTGTGCCTGAACTTTATAGAGCTGTGCCTGAGGCGTTGTGCTATATGAATGAACAAGATTGTGCGAAGCTTAGTTTAGCACAAGGCGATCTTGTATGGGTTGAATCGCGTCGTGGCAAGGTTAAAGCACGCGTTGATATGCGTGGTAGAAACAAACCGCCTGTAGGACTTGTATATGTGCCTTGGTTTGATGAAAATGTCTATATTAACAAAGTTACTTTAGATGCGACTTGCCCACTTTCAAATCAAACAGATT